In the Chloroherpetonaceae bacterium genome, one interval contains:
- the metK gene encoding methionine adenosyltransferase codes for MARYLFTSESVSEGHPDKIADQISDALLDAFLEQDKDSRVACETFVTTGQVVVGGEVTTKAYVEVPDVVRRVIEQIGYTKGEYMFEARSCGILSAIHAQSPDIHRGVDRHKYEKLKDRYDSIGAGDQGMMFGYACKETPELMPAPIMFAHRLVKRLADIRKEGKEMTYLRPDAKSQVTLEYDGNTVVRVDTIVISTQHDPEPDGMTSKQWQQKIKEDVIACVINKVIPRELIDKKTKFYVNPTGRFEIGGPHGDTGLTGRKIIVDTYGGAAPHGGGAFSGKDPSKVDRSAAYAARHIAKNVVAAGLAEKCTVQVSYAIGIARPVSIYVNTHGTGLPHISDAELQEKVEKLFDLRPLAIIERFSLNKPKGWRYQDSAAYGHFGRDIFPWEKLDMVKDLQRAFK; via the coding sequence ATGGCAAGATACCTTTTTACTTCGGAGTCGGTCTCAGAGGGACACCCCGATAAAATTGCAGACCAGATTTCCGATGCACTCTTGGACGCCTTTTTAGAACAGGACAAAGACTCACGTGTGGCATGTGAGACGTTCGTAACAACTGGACAGGTCGTAGTTGGGGGCGAGGTAACCACGAAAGCATATGTGGAAGTGCCTGATGTGGTGCGTCGTGTCATTGAGCAAATTGGCTATACCAAGGGAGAATATATGTTTGAAGCCCGCTCTTGCGGAATTCTCTCCGCTATTCACGCTCAGTCGCCTGACATCCACCGTGGCGTAGACCGACACAAGTATGAAAAGCTAAAAGACCGTTACGATAGCATTGGAGCAGGTGACCAAGGAATGATGTTCGGCTACGCGTGCAAAGAAACACCTGAACTGATGCCTGCACCAATTATGTTTGCGCATCGCTTGGTGAAGCGCCTTGCTGACATTCGCAAAGAAGGCAAGGAAATGACTTATCTACGACCTGATGCGAAGAGCCAAGTTACGCTGGAGTATGATGGCAACACAGTCGTGCGCGTCGACACGATTGTCATCTCAACGCAGCATGACCCAGAACCAGATGGAATGACCAGTAAGCAGTGGCAGCAAAAAATCAAAGAAGACGTCATCGCATGCGTAATCAATAAGGTCATTCCCAGAGAGCTAATTGACAAGAAAACAAAGTTTTATGTGAATCCGACAGGCCGATTTGAAATCGGCGGTCCGCATGGGGATACAGGTCTAACTGGACGCAAAATCATCGTGGACACCTACGGTGGTGCAGCGCCACACGGCGGCGGAGCATTCAGCGGCAAAGACCCCTCGAAAGTCGACCGCAGTGCCGCCTACGCAGCTCGACATATTGCCAAAAATGTGGTGGCAGCAGGTTTAGCTGAAAAGTGCACCGTGCAAGTCTCGTATGCAATTGGCATTGCACGCCCTGTGTCGATTTATGTCAACACGCATGGCACAGGTTTGCCTCACATCAGCGATGCAGAGCTGCAAGAGAAAGTCGAAAAGCTCTTCGACTTGCGACCGCTTGCTATCATTGAGCGCTTCAGCCTCAACAAGCCGAAAGGCTGGCGCTATCAAGATAGTGCCGCATATGGACACTTCGGGCGCGACATTTTCCCGTGGGAAAAATTGGACATGGTCAAAGACCTACAGCGTGCCTTCAAATAA
- a CDS encoding thymidine kinase — MRQLYYKPKAKPTRPKALTGRVEVIAGCMFSGKSEELIRRLRRAQIAKLNVAIFKPVIDTRYSADEIVSHSALKLASISVSHSQEILLRSAEADVVGIDEAQFFDMGIVDVCEALANDGKRVIVAGLDLDYRGKPFGPMPFLMAIAEEVTKTLAVCMKSGLPASRTQRLANSNQLILIGHSNLYEARHRAYFEPPPEANTL, encoded by the coding sequence ATGCGGCAACTTTATTACAAACCCAAAGCAAAGCCCACTCGTCCAAAGGCGCTTACAGGAAGAGTTGAAGTTATCGCCGGCTGTATGTTCAGCGGCAAGTCTGAAGAGCTAATTCGTCGGTTGCGTCGTGCACAGATTGCTAAACTCAATGTTGCGATCTTCAAACCTGTGATTGACACGCGCTACAGCGCTGATGAAATTGTCTCGCATAGCGCGCTGAAACTCGCCTCCATCTCTGTCTCGCATTCTCAAGAAATCCTTTTGCGCTCTGCAGAAGCAGATGTGGTTGGCATTGATGAAGCACAGTTCTTTGATATGGGCATCGTCGACGTCTGCGAGGCTTTGGCTAACGATGGCAAACGCGTTATTGTAGCAGGCTTGGATTTGGACTACCGCGGTAAGCCATTTGGCCCAATGCCTTTTCTGATGGCGATTGCGGAAGAGGTTACCAAAACTTTGGCAGTTTGCATGAAATCTGGTTTGCCTGCCTCGCGAACGCAGCGGCTTGCGAACAGTAACCAACTTATTCTAATCGGGCATAGCAATCTTTACGAAGCTCGCCACCGTGCTTACTTTGAGCCGCCGCCCGAAGCAAATACACTTTGA
- a CDS encoding AAA family ATPase produces MGKVIAIANQKGGVGKTTTAINLASSIAAAEMTTLLIDIDPQANATSGSGTQVNENTKTIYEVLIEQVDIEEVIQPSVMPYMDIVPSHINLVGTEIELIDVPEREKVMRKALQKVRKKYDYILIDCPPSLGLITLNSLTAADSVLIPVQCEYYALEGLGQLLNTINIVRKHLNPNLEIEGVLLTMYDSRLRLSNQVAEEVRKYFKDKVFNTLIRRNVKISEAPSHGKPIILYDAQSLGTKDYMDLAYEMFERDGIEKFSKKKSEISGKRESSAGSSTMPDTPSPMPISEEAPDNRTP; encoded by the coding sequence ATGGGAAAAGTTATTGCGATTGCAAATCAGAAAGGCGGAGTAGGGAAAACTACTACAGCAATTAATTTGGCGTCATCGATTGCGGCAGCAGAGATGACCACGCTGCTGATTGACATTGACCCACAAGCGAATGCAACCTCTGGCTCTGGCACGCAAGTAAATGAGAACACAAAGACAATCTACGAAGTGCTCATCGAGCAAGTGGATATTGAAGAAGTCATTCAGCCTTCCGTGATGCCTTATATGGACATTGTGCCGTCGCACATCAATTTGGTAGGCACAGAAATTGAGCTCATTGATGTGCCTGAGCGAGAGAAGGTGATGCGCAAGGCTTTGCAGAAAGTGCGTAAGAAGTATGACTATATCTTGATTGACTGCCCACCGTCACTTGGTCTGATTACGCTTAACTCGCTGACTGCAGCAGATTCAGTGCTCATTCCTGTTCAGTGCGAATACTATGCTTTGGAAGGGTTGGGGCAACTGCTGAACACCATCAACATTGTGCGCAAGCATCTGAATCCAAATCTGGAAATTGAAGGGGTGTTGCTGACGATGTATGATAGTCGCCTGCGGCTTTCGAATCAAGTGGCTGAAGAGGTGCGCAAGTATTTCAAAGACAAGGTCTTTAACACTCTCATTCGCCGAAATGTCAAAATCTCTGAAGCGCCCAGCCACGGAAAGCCGATTATCCTTTACGATGCTCAGAGCTTGGGCACGAAGGATTATATGGATCTTGCATATGAGATGTTCGAGCGAGACGGTATTGAAAAGTTTAGCAAGAAAAAGTCAGAGATAAGTGGCAAACGAGAGTCAAGCGCAGGTTCATCAACGATGCCCGATACCCCATCACCGATGCCAATTTCAGAAGAAGCGCCAGATAATCGCACTCCCTGA
- the rodA gene encoding rod shape-determining protein RodA — protein sequence MEYELRTSKPKLVDWLTLLTVAALIGFGLMAIYSASHGVGVMTNFHKQLVWLGIGAVAMLVVMLLPYRFFQDWAYPLYALSILALVAVLILGRKVAGSLSWIQVAGANIQPSELAKLTTILALARYLSARETDIRSLKGILVALSLVLLPVILILLQPDTGTALTYLTFIVPMIVIAGFEFYYVLVAAVPIGFALIGFLNLYALAVAAGILLLMFLLMRRTLWLSIAALGVGIAAGIMTNLYAAKVLRPHQLKRIQTFLDPMLDPQGAGYNALQAKVAIGSGGLFGKGFLQGTQTQLRFIPAQWTDFIFCVIGEEFGFIGAATVLVLFFILMLRIVSLATSIINKFSVLALAGIASLLLGHIVINVGMTIGLLPVIGIPLPFLSYGGSSLLANLIAIGFILNVHRNRRDLAFS from the coding sequence ATGGAATATGAACTAAGAACATCGAAGCCAAAGCTAGTTGACTGGCTAACGCTGCTAACCGTAGCAGCACTAATTGGGTTTGGCTTGATGGCAATCTACAGTGCCAGCCACGGCGTAGGCGTGATGACCAATTTTCATAAGCAACTGGTGTGGCTAGGTATTGGCGCCGTCGCAATGCTAGTGGTCATGCTGTTGCCATATCGTTTTTTTCAAGATTGGGCATATCCGCTCTACGCACTCTCTATTCTGGCTTTGGTGGCAGTATTGATATTGGGGCGAAAGGTAGCAGGGTCACTGAGTTGGATTCAAGTAGCGGGGGCGAACATTCAGCCATCGGAGCTTGCAAAACTCACAACCATTCTGGCGCTGGCACGATACCTTTCTGCTCGTGAGACCGATATTCGTTCGCTCAAAGGCATTTTAGTTGCACTGAGCCTTGTGCTCTTGCCCGTTATACTCATTTTGCTGCAGCCCGACACAGGCACTGCACTGACATACCTGACTTTCATCGTGCCGATGATTGTGATAGCGGGCTTTGAGTTTTACTATGTGCTCGTAGCAGCAGTGCCAATAGGTTTTGCATTGATTGGGTTCCTGAATCTCTATGCACTAGCTGTGGCAGCAGGCATTTTGCTACTGATGTTTCTATTGATGCGGCGCACCCTTTGGCTTTCAATTGCAGCACTGGGCGTTGGCATTGCCGCCGGCATTATGACCAATCTCTATGCGGCAAAAGTGCTCAGACCGCATCAACTGAAGCGCATTCAGACTTTCTTGGACCCTATGCTTGACCCACAAGGCGCTGGCTACAACGCCTTACAGGCGAAGGTTGCAATTGGCTCAGGTGGCTTATTTGGCAAAGGATTCCTGCAAGGGACACAAACACAGCTACGATTCATTCCTGCACAGTGGACGGATTTTATCTTTTGCGTAATTGGTGAAGAATTTGGCTTTATTGGTGCTGCGACCGTGCTGGTGCTATTCTTTATCTTGATGCTACGCATTGTAAGCCTTGCAACGAGCATCATCAATAAATTTTCGGTGCTGGCACTGGCAGGTATTGCGTCACTACTCTTGGGGCATATTGTCATCAATGTCGGTATGACGATTGGGCTGTTGCCCGTGATTGGGATTCCCTTGCCGTTTCTTTCCTACGGCGGTTCATCACTTTTGGCAAACTTAATTGCTATTGGCTTCATCTTAAATGTCCATCGCAACCGCAGAGACCTCGCTTTCTCCTAG
- a CDS encoding DMT family transporter, with amino-acid sequence MSIATAETSLSPSAVHVRNQRLGILAMVGQTTIASLAYGFTRTAAAEFDPFVLPFLRMCGAGLIFALIFFWRGGLQGRAHTLRDWLKFSLLGLLGISINQAAYMIGLKYTTSANGAVLYAMTPLIVLLFSVWFLRIEQFSVGKVAGIAIALVGVSLVLFARGVSTDDALMRGNLIMLCGVCSWSLYIALSKKWLQGYDPIQATALIMMLGTVMYAPVGLWRIGDFDPSRISLKAWIAFAYVTLFMSVVMYVLLTFALSKIESSQVSIFMNAQPVGAALFGVLFFGESLTWNVVIGGALTIAGIYTMQRAQLGR; translated from the coding sequence ATGTCCATCGCAACCGCAGAGACCTCGCTTTCTCCTAGCGCTGTGCATGTGCGTAATCAGCGCTTAGGCATCCTTGCAATGGTTGGGCAAACCACAATTGCCAGTTTAGCCTACGGCTTTACGCGCACAGCCGCAGCAGAATTTGACCCATTTGTGCTACCGTTTCTAAGAATGTGCGGTGCAGGTCTCATCTTTGCGCTGATTTTTTTCTGGCGTGGTGGCTTGCAAGGGCGCGCACACACTCTGAGAGACTGGCTTAAATTCTCACTACTCGGCTTGCTGGGCATTAGCATCAACCAAGCTGCGTATATGATTGGCTTGAAATACACAACCTCTGCCAATGGTGCAGTACTGTATGCGATGACGCCGCTTATCGTGCTGCTTTTTTCCGTCTGGTTTTTGCGCATAGAGCAGTTTTCAGTGGGTAAAGTAGCAGGCATTGCGATTGCACTGGTAGGAGTAAGCCTTGTACTCTTTGCGCGTGGCGTCTCCACCGACGATGCGCTGATGCGTGGCAATTTGATTATGCTGTGTGGGGTGTGTAGCTGGTCGCTTTACATTGCACTAAGTAAAAAATGGCTGCAGGGCTACGACCCCATTCAAGCCACTGCGCTTATTATGATGCTGGGCACCGTGATGTATGCCCCAGTCGGACTGTGGCGAATTGGAGACTTCGACCCCAGTCGCATTTCACTCAAAGCGTGGATAGCATTTGCATATGTAACGCTCTTTATGTCGGTTGTGATGTATGTGCTGCTGACATTTGCGCTGAGCAAAATTGAGTCGTCTCAGGTCTCAATTTTTATGAATGCGCAACCGGTTGGAGCAGCGCTGTTCGGAGTGCTGTTTTTCGGAGAAAGTCTTACATGGAATGTAGTGATAGGCGGCGCATTGACGATTGCGGGGATTTACACGATGCAGCGTGCACAGCTTGGGCGATAG
- the ahcY gene encoding adenosylhomocysteinase produces the protein MATATETKRLPYKVKDITLADWGRKEIRLAEAEMPGLMQLRKEYGPKKPLKGARIAGCLHMTIQTAVLIETLVELGAEVAWSSCNIFSTQDHAAAAIAAAGIPVYAWKGMTLEEFDWCIEQTLFAFKDGQPLNMILDDGGDLTNMVLDKYPELVPGIRGISEETTTGVHRLYERQKNGKLPLPAINVNDSVTKSKFDNKYGCRESLVDALRRGTDLMLAGKVAVVAGYGDVGKGSAESLRNAKMRVIVTEVDPICALQAAMEGYEVKKMENAVREADVIVTATGNIDIITEKHFRLMKDKAVVCNIGHFDTEIDMAWLNKHYGHTKVQIKPQVDLYNIDGKEIIILAEGRLVNLGVATGHPSFVMSCSFTNQVLAQIELWQNYGKYENKVYTLPKHLDEQVARLHLAKLGAELDELTPKQAAYIGVNPQGPFKPDYYRY, from the coding sequence ATGGCAACTGCAACTGAAACCAAGAGACTGCCTTACAAGGTGAAAGATATTACGCTGGCAGACTGGGGACGCAAGGAAATCCGTCTGGCTGAAGCTGAAATGCCGGGGCTGATGCAACTGCGCAAGGAATACGGTCCTAAAAAGCCGCTTAAAGGTGCGCGCATTGCAGGCTGCCTCCATATGACGATTCAAACGGCTGTGCTGATTGAAACGCTGGTGGAATTAGGTGCTGAAGTGGCATGGTCGTCATGCAACATTTTCTCAACACAAGACCATGCAGCCGCAGCTATCGCCGCAGCTGGCATTCCTGTCTATGCTTGGAAAGGAATGACGCTCGAGGAATTTGACTGGTGCATTGAACAAACGCTCTTTGCCTTCAAAGATGGTCAGCCACTTAATATGATTTTAGACGATGGAGGCGACCTTACCAATATGGTGCTAGATAAGTATCCCGAGCTTGTGCCCGGCATTCGCGGCATTTCAGAGGAGACCACTACAGGCGTGCACCGACTCTACGAGCGTCAGAAGAATGGTAAGCTGCCGCTGCCTGCTATCAATGTCAATGACAGCGTAACCAAGTCAAAGTTCGATAACAAATACGGCTGCCGTGAATCGCTGGTCGATGCCCTGCGTCGTGGCACGGATTTAATGCTAGCAGGCAAGGTGGCAGTGGTGGCAGGTTATGGCGATGTGGGCAAGGGTTCAGCAGAGTCGCTCCGTAACGCCAAAATGCGTGTAATTGTAACGGAGGTTGACCCCATCTGCGCCTTGCAAGCCGCAATGGAAGGCTATGAGGTCAAGAAAATGGAAAATGCGGTGAGAGAAGCCGATGTCATCGTCACGGCAACAGGCAACATAGACATCATCACTGAAAAGCACTTCCGCTTGATGAAAGATAAAGCGGTGGTCTGCAACATCGGACACTTTGACACAGAAATTGATATGGCATGGCTCAATAAGCACTACGGTCATACCAAAGTGCAAATCAAGCCGCAAGTGGACCTCTACAACATTGATGGCAAGGAAATTATCATCTTGGCAGAAGGTCGGCTGGTGAATCTCGGCGTGGCGACGGGACATCCATCGTTTGTGATGTCATGCTCCTTTACCAATCAAGTGCTGGCACAAATTGAGCTGTGGCAAAACTACGGCAAGTATGAAAACAAAGTCTATACGCTGCCAAAGCACTTAGATGAGCAAGTGGCACGCTTACATCTGGCTAAGCTCGGCGCCGAGTTAGACGAACTGACGCCCAAGCAAGCGGCTTATATCGGAGTTAATCCCCAAGGACCGTTCAAGCCAGACTACTACCGATACTAA
- a CDS encoding DUF5683 domain-containing protein — MSARVWLVGAILLLFAKSLPAQSDLSRPTSTALNEAWLLRGQIDTVRKAASPKDTLEQHTAETTLEKPKQTVQRDTLAQQAQSDTLAKKDSLSSRLRPELVALGAALLPGFGQIYNQAYWKLPILYGLLGWFGYNFFTQHQLYLEFRDRYNSDLEQRPIPPSAEANRRFREFYREQRDEFGVYILLVYLASIVDAYVDAHLYGFDISDDLSQRVPVAMPTVPIFTIKLRF; from the coding sequence ATGAGTGCACGGGTCTGGCTGGTTGGTGCAATTTTATTGCTCTTTGCAAAAAGCTTGCCTGCGCAGTCCGATTTGAGTAGACCTACCTCTACTGCATTAAATGAAGCGTGGTTGCTAAGGGGGCAAATTGATACAGTGCGCAAAGCTGCATCTCCTAAGGACACGCTTGAGCAGCACACTGCCGAAACGACATTAGAAAAGCCAAAACAAACGGTGCAGCGTGATACACTTGCCCAGCAAGCGCAAAGTGATACGCTCGCCAAGAAAGATTCGCTTTCTAGTCGGCTTCGCCCAGAGCTGGTGGCATTAGGAGCAGCACTGCTGCCGGGCTTTGGGCAAATCTACAATCAAGCATACTGGAAACTACCGATTCTCTATGGACTCTTAGGCTGGTTTGGCTACAACTTCTTTACACAGCACCAGCTTTACTTGGAATTTCGTGACCGATACAATAGCGACCTCGAGCAACGCCCCATACCGCCAAGTGCGGAAGCCAATCGCCGCTTCCGAGAGTTTTATCGTGAGCAGCGCGATGAATTTGGGGTCTATATCCTGTTGGTCTATTTAGCGTCTATCGTTGACGCATATGTCGATGCGCATCTCTACGGCTTTGACATCAGCGATGATTTATCGCAGCGTGTTCCAGTGGCGATGCCGACCGTGCCGATTTTCACCATCAAGTTGAGATTCTAA
- a CDS encoding ParB/RepB/Spo0J family partition protein: MAKLALGKGLKALIPDETIEVISKKEHRLPGGRGYQFRDTRTGEVGMIGMIPVSKISPNPFQPRMDFDRDALEELKASIKEKGVIQPITVRLKGDGYELISGERRLRASIEAGITEIPAYVIDVKSDQEMLELALIENIQREKLNPIEIAHGYRRLIEECNLTQEQVAQKVSKDRTTITNFLRLLKLPKPIQKSLRDGEITMGHARALISLEDPETQMEIWELTLSKGLSVRKVEALVSRATRAKKKAKQKEKSSKETHDVNVAEVEATLRNRLATRVKIVHTSKGSGEIIIEYYSPDDLERIVDAIGNSEV; encoded by the coding sequence ATGGCAAAGTTAGCACTTGGTAAAGGCTTGAAAGCACTGATTCCAGACGAGACAATTGAGGTCATCTCCAAAAAAGAGCACCGTTTGCCGGGCGGACGCGGTTACCAATTTCGCGATACGCGCACAGGCGAAGTAGGAATGATTGGAATGATTCCTGTCAGCAAAATTTCGCCTAACCCCTTCCAACCGCGTATGGATTTTGACCGCGACGCACTGGAAGAACTGAAAGCCTCTATCAAGGAAAAAGGCGTCATTCAGCCTATCACGGTGCGTCTTAAAGGTGATGGCTATGAACTCATTAGCGGTGAGCGACGGCTGCGTGCCTCTATTGAAGCAGGGATTACAGAGATTCCCGCATATGTGATTGATGTCAAGAGCGACCAAGAAATGCTCGAGCTAGCGCTGATTGAGAACATTCAGCGCGAAAAGCTCAACCCTATCGAAATTGCGCACGGTTATCGGCGGCTCATTGAAGAATGCAACCTCACGCAAGAGCAAGTTGCACAGAAAGTCAGCAAGGACCGCACAACGATTACCAACTTTCTACGCCTACTTAAGCTCCCCAAACCAATTCAGAAGAGCCTGCGCGACGGAGAAATCACGATGGGGCATGCACGAGCCTTAATTTCGCTCGAAGACCCCGAAACCCAAATGGAAATCTGGGAACTTACGCTGAGCAAGGGCTTGTCAGTGCGCAAGGTTGAAGCTTTAGTCAGCCGAGCAACACGTGCGAAAAAGAAAGCCAAGCAGAAGGAAAAAAGCAGTAAGGAAACACACGATGTGAATGTGGCTGAAGTAGAAGCCACGCTTCGAAATCGATTAGCCACTCGGGTAAAAATTGTCCACACCAGCAAAGGGTCAGGAGAAATTATCATTGAGTATTACTCGCCCGATGATTTGGAGCGCATTGTCGACGCCATCGGCAATTCTGAAGTGTAA
- the era gene encoding GTPase Era, whose translation MQTEPSKSPAEDKNFRAGFVSIIGEPNVGKSTLLNAILGEKLSIVTPKPQTTRRQILGIYSSSTCQIVFIDTPGIMRPKYKLHQAMLDAARNARNDADAIVFMIDAAQYSKQHRALKDDLAFEAIATAKQPVLLVPNKIDLLKKDELIVLLDRLAKEFDFKEIVPLSALQNINVSELVRALQPYLPYPAPLYPTDILSTAPERFFVAELIREKIFEQFSQEVPYATEVEVEEFKEQFEKEGKKDVIRCAIVVERESQKAILIGKGGAAIKKLGESARREIEAFLQRPVYLELFVKVRPDWREKDSHLRHFGYR comes from the coding sequence ATGCAAACGGAGCCAAGCAAGTCGCCTGCAGAGGATAAAAACTTCCGCGCTGGATTTGTCTCCATTATCGGTGAGCCAAATGTGGGTAAGTCCACGCTGCTTAATGCTATTTTGGGCGAAAAGCTCTCGATTGTGACGCCAAAGCCACAAACCACGCGACGGCAAATTCTTGGCATTTACTCAAGTTCTACGTGCCAGATTGTTTTCATTGATACGCCGGGCATTATGCGTCCGAAGTATAAGTTGCATCAAGCGATGCTGGATGCAGCTCGCAACGCTCGAAATGACGCTGATGCAATTGTTTTTATGATTGATGCGGCGCAGTATAGCAAGCAACATCGTGCCCTGAAAGATGACCTTGCCTTTGAAGCGATTGCGACGGCAAAGCAGCCTGTCTTGCTTGTGCCAAATAAAATTGACCTGCTAAAGAAAGATGAACTGATTGTGCTCTTAGACCGTCTTGCCAAAGAGTTTGACTTTAAGGAAATCGTTCCACTTTCTGCGCTGCAAAATATCAATGTGTCGGAGCTGGTGCGTGCCTTGCAGCCCTACTTGCCTTATCCTGCACCGCTCTACCCCACAGATATTTTAAGCACAGCACCAGAGCGGTTCTTTGTTGCAGAGCTGATTCGTGAGAAAATCTTTGAGCAATTTTCACAAGAAGTTCCATATGCGACCGAAGTGGAAGTTGAAGAGTTCAAGGAGCAGTTTGAGAAGGAAGGCAAAAAAGATGTCATCCGCTGCGCCATTGTCGTTGAGCGCGAATCCCAAAAGGCCATTTTGATTGGCAAAGGTGGCGCAGCAATTAAAAAACTTGGCGAAAGTGCTCGGCGCGAAATTGAAGCCTTTCTGCAGCGCCCTGTCTATCTCGAGCTCTTCGTGAAAGTGCGTCCCGACTGGCGCGAAAAAGACAGCCATCTGAGGCACTTTGGGTATCGGTAA